The Nitrospira sp. DNA window CGCGCAGGCAGAGGATTTCCTCGCACTGAGCAGGAGGCTTTGTTATTCTGGCCCCGAGGCCGATCGACCACGGGAGGGAACCACGATGACTCGGACCATGCAAATCCTGGCCGGCAGCACGGGTCTGCTGTTGGCGGCGACCACCACCCCCGCGTTCGCCCTCGATCAGTTGGTGGATGTGACCGGCAAGGTCACCCCTTTCGTCACCCTGCGCAGCCGCGACAATTTTTCGAGCGAGTACCGGTACGATGTCACCGTCCGCAACGTCTCTCCCGATCTGTTCGTGGCGGACTCTCTCATCGTCGTGTTGGACCATATCACCAACAACGCCGGCCAGGATCGCGAGAACTTGACGGGCGAATTGCTCCTCAACCGAATGGAGATCATCGGCCAGGACGGGACCACCGAGGACGGCAAGCCGTTTTTCCGCGTTCCGCAGGGCTCCGGCCCGGACCTCACCCCGAACAGCGAGAGCCTGCCCGTGTCGGTCCGTATCCGAAATCGCGACTATGTCGCGGTGTTCACCCCGTCGTTCCGGGTCATGGGACAAAAGCGCGAGCCGGCAAAACAGAAAAATGCGGCCACCGCTTCAGCCACTCAACCACCGAATAAGGCCGCAACCGACAAACTCATACAGTTGCTGATCAAAAAGGGCGTGATTACGGCGGAAGAAGGGCGACTGCTCAATCAACCATGAGCGACAACGCCTGCAAAGCCTGTCTCGGCACCTGGCCTCGACAGGACCATTTCCTCGCTGATTGCGGCCTCACCCAGGCCTATCTGCATGATGACCAGTTCTTCCCAGGCTGGACTGTGTTGGTCTTGAAGCGCCACGCGACGGAACTCTTCCACCTCTCCCGCGACGAACGCAGTGGCCTCATCGAAGAAATCGCCCAGGTCGCTGCCCTGCTGGCCGAAGAATGGCAGGCGGTGAAGATCAACTATGAATTGCTCGGCAACCAGCTGCCTCATATCCATTGGCACCTGATCCCGCGCCTGCAACAAGACCCGGCTCCCCTGGAACCGGCCTGGCGCGTCGCGCATGAACCGGTCCGACTTCAGGCCGGCGCGCTCGCTTCCGTGATCGAACGCCTACGGAAGCGGTGGCCGCAGGCCTGACTCGATCCACACGCCTATGCCCGCACCAGCCTCCACGCCAGATGCCACGGCGCCCCGCACATTTTCCCAGATCGTGTTTCGAACCGTCCCGCTGCACTTGGCCGCGTCGTTGGTCGTGGTCGGCGGTTGCGCACTGTATTCCAGCACCTCGATGACGGGGCGTGGCACCTGGGCGCTGCTGGGCAGTTGGTCGCTGACCGCCTTGTCCGTTCTCCTCGCGATGGCCGGCGGAATCCTCGCTGGACTCTTGGACGCAGCCCAACAGACGATCGAACGGCTGGAACAACAACTCCGCAGCTGGTTGCATACCCTCCCGGCCGCTGCGCGGGCAGACGGCACGGCAGGCCGGCCCATCGACAGCGTGCGGGACGAGTACGAAACCCTCGTTGAGCAATGGACCACCAGAACCGGCGAACGCCTGCGACTGCCGCGCTGGCTGGAGACGCTCCTCCGCAAGGCGTTGCGCGGCATCATCGTGGATCGATTCATGGCCTCCTGCGCAGAACGTGGCCTCACGCTCATCGCCCCGCAGGAATTCAGGAATTGGCTGCTTGCCGAGGGGGTCAGCCTGGGATTTATGCCGATTCAGGATCAACTGTCCTGGTGGCGCTATCTGATTGTGGGCCTCCTCATCCTCCTTGCCATCGCCAGCCTGCTTCTCACGCTGTTCATCACCTAAACCCGATCCGATCCACCACATCCGGCGAGAGACTCCTGATCAGATCCCGTGGAATTTTGTGCTCATCTATGTGTATATAGTGCGATCGTTTTCACGGGGAGGTCTGTCAGCGCCTATGTTTCTGCAACGCGTCGCCTTTGGACGGTGGGTCCTGTTCGTCGCCGTCACGTTGCCGCTTCAACCCTTGCCGGTCGATGCGCAAACTGAGTCCTCCCCGAGCCCTGCAACCGAAACCGTCCAGAGGGAATCACCGGTCGCCGAAACGCCGGCACCACCGCCGGTAGAAGCCGCGCCCCAAGAGGCCATTCGCGTCGAGCCGCTTCCGAGTGAACCGGCCACGCCTCCTCCACCGCCGCCCCCTTCGACCTCGTCGCCATCGTCCCCTCCAGCTCCGCCGATCGTGGTCCCGGCGCCGGCTCCATTGACGCCGCTGGAGGTGCTGGCGCAGGCTCGGCAAGCCCTGCATGCCGAACCCGACGCCCAGGAACCGCGGCTCA harbors:
- a CDS encoding HIT family protein; protein product: MSDNACKACLGTWPRQDHFLADCGLTQAYLHDDQFFPGWTVLVLKRHATELFHLSRDERSGLIEEIAQVAALLAEEWQAVKINYELLGNQLPHIHWHLIPRLQQDPAPLEPAWRVAHEPVRLQAGALASVIERLRKRWPQA